A region from the Pelobates fuscus isolate aPelFus1 chromosome 3, aPelFus1.pri, whole genome shotgun sequence genome encodes:
- the LOC134601625 gene encoding tigger transposable element-derived protein 1-like: MEKAKSIYAHIQSQDPDVMESLAASRGWFDRFKKRYNLYKLKITGEAASADTGAAAAFPASLKDVMDRVSYPPEVVFNVDETRLFWKRMPSRTFISREQKRAPGFKAAKDRLTLLLGGNASGDFRIKPLLVYHSQTPRAMRGISKSSMSVIWKANRKAWITRDFFTEWFTDHFCTSVQRYCRRKGLEEKALLIMDNTPSHPTNLAELPTCIPVEVMFLPPNTTLFIQPMDQGVIAAFKAYYLRRTFHQLIEHTDHEDKQSMLDFWKQYHIMKAASNIDLSWKEVTQQCLKAVWKKIWPELCEDVQLPEPIIAEIVDLVTMAGLGDTDAQDIEQLVQASGESLNNEDLEELAEQGTQKPQDTSDSDTEPPKELSSELLNRALQQVNGIMDELVANDPDATRSRNARRIGKGGVSYYRHLLDSRKKHRQMTLDQFVAKKMRQEEDHGASTSTI; the protein is encoded by the coding sequence ATGGAGAAGGCGAAGAGCATTTACGCTCACATACAGAGTCAAGATCCAGATGTGATGGAGAGTTTGGCAGCAAGTAGAGGTTGGTTTGACCGCTTTAAGAAAAGGTACAACCTCTACAAGCTTAAGATCACCGGTGAAGCGGCAAGTGCGGACACTGGAGCTGCTGCAGCTTTTCCAGCCTCTTTAAAGGACGTGATGGATAGAGTGAGCTATCCACCAGAGGTTGTCTTCAATGTGGATGAGACCAGGCTCTTCTGGAAGCGGATGCCAAGCCGCACGTTCATCTCCAGGGAGCAGAAGAGAGCACCGGGCTTTAAAGCGGCGAAAGACAGGCTGACCCTTCTTTTGGGTGGGAATGCCAGCGGTGACTTCCGTATAAAGCCATTGCTGGTGTACCACTCCCAGACACCGAGGGCAATGAGGGGCATTAGCAAGTCCAGCATGTCAGTCATTTGGAAGGCAAACAGGAAGGCATGGATCACCAGGGATTTTTTTACAGAGTGGTTCACTGACCATTTCTGCACTTCCGTGCAGCGTTATTGTCGGCGCAAGGGACTGGAGGAGAAAGCGCTGCTCATCATGGACAATACGCCGAGCCACCCGACTAACTTGGCTGAGCTGCCCACCTGCATTCCTGTGGAGGTCATGTTCCTACCGCCCAACACAACGTTGTTTATCCAGCCTATGGACCAGGGGGTGATTGCCGCCTTCAAGGCCTACTATCTCCGCCGCACATTCCATCAGCTGATTGAACACACGGACCACGAGGACAAGCAGTCAATGTTGGACTTCTGGAAGCAGTACCACATCATGAAGGCTGCCTCCAACATTGATCTTTCCTGGAAGGAGGTGACACAGCAGTGCCTCAAGGCTGTGTGGAAAAAGATCTGGCCAGAGCTGTGTGAGGATGTGCAACTACCAGAGCCCATCATAGCGGAGATAGTTGACCTTGTGACCATGGCTGGACTAGGAGACACAGATGCTCAGGACATTGAGCAGTTAGTCCAGGCTTCAGGTGAGAGCCTCAACAATGAGGACCTTGAAGAACTGGCTGAACAGGGCACACAGAAACCTCAGGACACCAGCGACTCGGACACTGAGCCTCCAAAAGAGCTTTCCTCTGAGCTCCTAAACAGGGCATTGCAACAGGTCAATGGCATAATGGATGAGCTGGTGGCCAATGATCCTGATGCAACTAGGAGCAGGAACGCAAGGCGCATTGGGAAGGGTGGGGTGTCATACTACCGCCATCTGCTGGATAGCCGCAAGAAGCATAGACAAATGACCCTTGACCAATTTGTGGCCAAAAAAATGAGGCAGGAGGAGGACCATGGAGCCTCCACATCCACCATTTAA